One stretch of Caballeronia sp. Lep1P3 DNA includes these proteins:
- a CDS encoding LacI family DNA-binding transcriptional regulator, whose amino-acid sequence MTDIAKLTGVSQSTVSLVLNNASGAKFSDATREKVLRAAHELGYRMTPREPAALDAFDALGTESERNLIVYLADEISTSPHPVVSIDGARDAAFSHGRILAVYSTHGNAQIEARVLDATLGNPNVFGVIYATVYTRRVTLPAALARVPTVLLNCYANDANVSSVVPAEVAGGHTATDYLLAAGHRRIGYINGEPWQDAARERLKGYRTALATADLPFAPELLREGDWSSGAGFEATLSLMREPNPPTAIFCANDLMALGAIEALKQLGLRVPDDVSVVGYDDQEIARHTHPPLSTVVLPNYELGRWAVETLLQEEHNRAAGAPLRRRTVKLDGPLIERGSVKVITEAKQLATNNISD is encoded by the coding sequence ATGACCGACATCGCGAAGCTCACCGGAGTTTCGCAATCGACGGTCTCGCTCGTACTCAACAACGCGAGCGGCGCAAAGTTCTCGGACGCGACGCGCGAGAAAGTGCTGCGCGCCGCGCACGAACTCGGCTATCGCATGACGCCGCGCGAACCCGCCGCGCTCGACGCGTTCGACGCGCTCGGCACCGAAAGCGAGCGCAATCTGATCGTCTATCTCGCCGACGAAATCTCGACGAGCCCGCATCCGGTCGTGAGCATCGACGGCGCGCGCGACGCCGCGTTCAGCCACGGCCGCATCCTCGCCGTCTATTCGACGCACGGCAACGCACAGATCGAGGCGCGCGTGCTCGACGCCACGCTCGGCAATCCCAACGTTTTCGGCGTGATCTACGCGACCGTATACACGCGCCGCGTGACGCTGCCGGCGGCGCTCGCGCGCGTGCCGACGGTGCTGCTCAACTGCTACGCGAACGACGCGAACGTGTCGTCGGTCGTGCCCGCCGAAGTCGCGGGCGGCCATACCGCGACGGACTATCTGCTCGCGGCGGGGCATCGGCGCATCGGCTATATCAACGGCGAGCCGTGGCAGGACGCGGCGCGCGAGCGGCTCAAGGGTTATCGCACCGCGCTCGCGACGGCGGATTTGCCGTTCGCGCCGGAACTGCTGCGCGAAGGCGACTGGAGTTCGGGCGCCGGCTTCGAAGCGACGCTTTCGCTGATGCGCGAGCCCAATCCGCCGACCGCGATCTTCTGCGCGAACGACCTGATGGCGCTCGGCGCGATCGAGGCGTTGAAGCAACTGGGCCTTCGCGTGCCCGACGACGTGTCGGTCGTGGGCTACGACGATCAGGAAATCGCGCGGCATACGCATCCGCCGCTTTCCACGGTCGTCCTGCCGAACTACGAACTGGGACGCTGGGCGGTCGAAACGCTCTTGCAGGAAGAACACAACCGCGCGGCGGGCGCGCCGCTGCGACGCCGCACGGTGAAGCTCGACGGTCCGCTCATCGAGCGCGGATCGGTGAAGGTAATCACCGAAGCAAAACAACTCGCCACTAATAATATTAGCGATTAA